In the genome of Leeuwenhoekiella sp. MAR_2009_132, one region contains:
- a CDS encoding peptidylprolyl isomerase, which translates to MQDGIYAKFHTPKGEILVKLEHEKTPGTVGNFVALAEGDLENKVKNQGTPYYDGLKFHRVIPDFMIQGGCPQGSGTGDPGYKFDDEFDATLKHDAPGKLSMANSGPGTNGSQFFITHTATPWLDGKHTVFGSVVEGQDVVDAIAQGDKMEKVEIIRQGAEAEDFNAVEAFRTFEGAREKRIAAERAAKAEALDKISVGFKETKSGLRYQIIQEGNGKKAESGKMVSVHYKGQLADGTVFDSSYKRNQPLDFQVGVGQVIAGWDEGIGLLKVGDKARFVIPSDLGYGSRGAGGVIPPDAILIFDVELMDVK; encoded by the coding sequence ATGCAAGACGGAATATATGCCAAATTTCACACGCCAAAAGGCGAAATTCTGGTAAAATTAGAACACGAGAAAACCCCGGGAACAGTTGGAAACTTTGTAGCCCTTGCCGAAGGTGATCTTGAAAATAAAGTAAAAAATCAAGGAACTCCGTATTACGACGGACTTAAATTTCACCGTGTGATTCCAGATTTCATGATTCAGGGAGGTTGCCCTCAGGGATCAGGAACCGGAGATCCCGGTTACAAATTTGATGATGAGTTTGATGCTACATTAAAGCACGATGCACCAGGTAAATTATCTATGGCAAATTCTGGTCCCGGTACAAACGGAAGTCAGTTTTTTATCACACATACCGCAACTCCGTGGTTAGATGGTAAGCATACTGTTTTTGGAAGCGTAGTTGAAGGACAAGATGTTGTAGATGCTATCGCTCAAGGTGACAAAATGGAAAAAGTAGAAATTATACGTCAGGGTGCAGAAGCTGAAGACTTTAATGCTGTTGAAGCTTTTAGAACTTTTGAAGGAGCTCGTGAAAAACGTATTGCAGCAGAACGTGCAGCAAAAGCAGAAGCTCTAGATAAAATAAGCGTAGGTTTTAAAGAGACTAAAAGCGGTTTACGTTACCAGATAATTCAGGAAGGTAATGGTAAAAAAGCTGAATCTGGTAAAATGGTTTCTGTACATTATAAAGGTCAATTAGCAGACGGTACTGTATTTGACTCTTCTTACAAAAGAAATCAACCCTTAGACTTTCAAGTAGGTGTGGGTCAGGTGATCGCTGGTTGGGATGAAGGTATTGGCCTTTTAAAAGTAGGTGATAAAGCACGTTTTGTTATACCATCAGACTTAGGTTATGGTAGCAGAGGTGCAGGTGGCGTTATTCCTCCTGATGCTATTTTAATATTTGATGTAGAATTGATGGATGTAAAGTAA
- a CDS encoding branched-chain amino acid aminotransferase, which produces MTDTLKVTKIADSKISSVDFNNLAFGTVFTDHMFVCEYKNGAWLTPEIKPYGPISMDPSAKVFHYGQAVFEGMKAYKDDNGKIFMFRPEENFNRINKSSERLAMPAFDKDYFFDGLNTLLNLESDWIKPGKDNSLYLRPFVIATENGVSASPSTEYKFIIICAPAQAYYSGEVKVLFADHYSRSADGGVGFAKAAGNYAAQFYPTELAKQKGYQQVVWTDANTHEYLEEAGTMNVFFRVGDTLLTAPTSDRILDGITRKSLIELAKSEGINVEVRPVKVSEIVEAAENGTLKEMFGAGTAAVISPIAGFTHKDKEFDLPILEEPYGARLKQHLTALQANRAEDPFGWRYEVPTIAV; this is translated from the coding sequence ATGACAGATACATTAAAAGTAACCAAGATCGCTGATTCTAAAATAAGTTCTGTAGACTTTAACAATCTCGCTTTTGGTACGGTCTTTACAGATCATATGTTTGTTTGCGAATATAAAAACGGAGCTTGGTTAACACCAGAGATTAAACCCTACGGTCCTATATCTATGGATCCTTCGGCTAAGGTTTTTCATTACGGCCAGGCGGTTTTTGAAGGTATGAAAGCCTACAAAGATGATAATGGGAAAATTTTTATGTTTCGTCCAGAAGAAAACTTCAATCGTATAAATAAATCTTCAGAACGTCTGGCAATGCCGGCTTTTGATAAAGATTACTTTTTTGATGGGTTAAATACCTTATTAAATCTAGAAAGCGATTGGATTAAACCGGGTAAAGACAACTCTCTTTATTTACGTCCTTTTGTAATCGCTACAGAGAACGGTGTTTCTGCCTCTCCTTCAACCGAATATAAATTTATTATTATTTGTGCTCCGGCACAGGCTTATTACAGTGGTGAAGTAAAAGTATTATTTGCAGATCACTACAGCCGTTCTGCAGATGGTGGTGTAGGTTTTGCTAAAGCTGCCGGTAACTATGCCGCGCAATTTTACCCTACCGAACTTGCTAAGCAAAAAGGCTATCAGCAGGTCGTATGGACCGATGCAAACACGCACGAATATCTAGAGGAAGCAGGTACAATGAATGTTTTCTTTAGAGTAGGTGACACTTTACTTACAGCGCCTACTAGTGACCGTATTCTTGACGGTATTACACGTAAAAGTTTAATAGAACTGGCAAAAAGCGAAGGTATTAATGTTGAGGTACGTCCTGTAAAAGTTTCAGAAATTGTTGAAGCTGCAGAGAATGGCACTTTAAAAGAAATGTTTGGCGCAGGTACTGCAGCAGTTATTTCGCCAATTGCCGGCTTTACACATAAAGATAAAGAGTTTGATTTACCTATTTTGGAAGAGCCCTATGGTGCTAGATTAAAACAACATTTAACTGCCTTACAGGCAAACCGCGCAGAAGATCCTTTTGGATGGCGTTATGAAGTACCCACGATAGCGGTATAA